One Trichoplusia ni isolate ovarian cell line Hi5 chromosome 6, tn1, whole genome shotgun sequence DNA segment encodes these proteins:
- the LOC113495248 gene encoding proton-coupled folate transporter-like, with protein sequence MNSTEKLDDKTSRDDSTEELPLKTETKTGLPDMTFFEKIKFIKSNITVEPVVAFFVMPSVLAMLATQNLNLEKACRVNLGFGDEACTALRLRKRANYTYEEDEVQKLIASVQAWKSVVHTAIPTLLMLFIGAWSDKTGKRKICMLMPIFGEFMTCVLNMINTYFFNEVPVEWTVFMEVIFPALTGGWYTMFLGAFSYLGDITSKDTRTFRIGLLNLCMTVGFPIGMGLSGILLRFLGYYGVFSISAALQFANFCYVLFVIDDHTWLENKDKVKRTGCTGFLLEFFDFRSLKETVEIAFKKGPNNRRLRICLILSVVCLTFGPMWGELSIMYIFTRYQFNWDEVKYSIYSTYSLVTHSIGTLFSISVFSRKLKADDAVLGMISTTSKVAGALVLAFARNGYEVYLSPLLEILNGTTAIALRSIASKLVSYQELGKVYSLFGVAETMMPIIFAPLYSKVYIATLNVLPGAVFLVSILATIPALGIFSWFYYQHKQDDKEKRLNMPMPPAPADVPVAPA encoded by the exons atgaaTAGCACGGAAAAGTTAGACGACAAAACGTCTCGGGACGATTCGACTGAGGAACTGCCTCTAAAAACAGAGACTAAAACTGGTCTCCCGGACATGACCTTTTTTGAGAAGATCAAATttatcaaatctaatataacgGTAGAACCTGTTGTGGCATTCTTTGTCATGCCCAGCGTGCTAGCGATGTTAGCGACGCAAAACTTGAATTTAGAGAAAGCGTGCAGGGTCAACCTGGGGTTCGGAGACGAGGCCTGTACCGCGTTGAGGCTCAGGAAACGAGCGAACTATACTTACGAAGAAGATGAGGTACAGAAACTGATCGCATCGGTCCAGGCATGGAAGAGCGTGGTACACACAGCGATACCAACACTGCTGATGCTTTTCATCGGCGCGTGGAGCGACAAGACCGGTAAACGAAAGATCTGCATGCTGATGCCAATCTTCGGGGAATTCATGACGTGTGTACTAAACATGATAAACACGTACTTTTTCAATGAAGTCCCAGTAGAATGGACCGTGTTTATGGAGGTCATATTCCCGGCTCTGACAGGCGGCTGGTACACAATGTTTCTCGGCGCTTTCAGTTATTTAGGAGACATAACATCTAAGGACACAAGGACGTTCCGAATAGGTCTGTTGAACTTGTGTATGACAGTTGGATTCCCCATCGGGATGGGGCTGAGCGGCATCCTGTTACGATTCCTCGGGTACTACGGAGTGTTCTCAATATCAGCCGCGCTGCAATTCGCTAACTTTTGCTATGTATTGTTCGTTATAGATGACCACACATGGCTTGAGAACAAAGACaag GTTAAAAGAACTGGTTGTACTGGTTTTTTGCTGGAGTTTTTCGACTTCCGCAGTCTAAAGGAGACTGTTGAGATTGCCTTCAAGAAAGGCCCCAATAACAGACGACTTCGGATCTGTCTAATATTGAGCGTGGTCTGTTTGACGTTCGGGCCGATGTGGG GTGAACTAAGCATCATGTACATATTCACTCGATACCAGTTCAATTGGGATGAAGTCAAATACAGCATCTATTCGACTTACAGCCTTGTCACACACTCCATTG gtacACTTTTCTCCATCAGTGTCTTCAGTAGGAAGCTGAAAGCTGATGATGCAGTCCTGGGGATGATATCCACTACCAGCAAGGTAGCCGGTGCTCTAGTACTCGCCTTCGCCAGGAATGGATACGAAGTCTATCTAT cgCCGTTGTTGGAGATCTTAAATGGGACCACGGCGATTGCTCTGCGGTCGATTGCATCTAAATTGGTTTCATATCAAGAATTAG GTAAAGTGTACTCTCTGTTCGGAGTAGCAGAGACCATGATGCCCATAATATTCGCCCCGCTCTACTCCAAAGTGTACATCGCCACGCTGAATGTGTTGCCAGGGGCGGTGTTCCTCGTCAGTATATTGGCCACCATACCCGCTTTGGGAATATTTAG tTGGTTTTACTACCAGCACAAACAAGACGACAAAGAGAAAAGACTGAACATGCCAATGCCGCCAGCACCAGCAGACGTCCCAGTAGCCCCGgcgtaa